In the genome of Misgurnus anguillicaudatus chromosome 11, ASM2758022v2, whole genome shotgun sequence, one region contains:
- the LOC129416333 gene encoding dual specificity protein phosphatase 13A isoform X1: protein MESVDSGKVNINETLSVEQLEDILHGGQLSCNHVDEVWPNLFLGDMYMSHDRYGLWRLGITHVLNAAHGKMCCKGTDDFYGTTVKYYGVPANDLPTFDISPFFYPSAHYIHEALTTTGTKVFVHCAMGVSRSAALVLAYLMIHCNHSLVDAILKVKERRWVFPNRGFLKQLITLNDKLYNQQKSIL, encoded by the exons ATGGAGAGTGTAGATTCTGGTAAAGTAAACATAAATGAAACTCTCTCTGTCGAACAACTGGAGGATATATTACATGGGGGTCAGTTATCCTGTAACCACGTTGATGAAGTGTGGCCTAATTTGTTTCTTGGGG acatgtacATGTCTCATGATAGGTATGGCCTATGGAGATTGGGTATCACCCATGTTTTAAATGCTGCACATGGTAAAATGTGTTGCAAAGGAACTGATGATTTTTATGGGACAACAGTGAAGTACTATGGTGTGCCAGCCAATGACCTGCCAACATTTGATATATCACCATTTTTCTACCCTTCAGCACACTACATTCATGAAGCTCTCACCACAACTGGAA CTAAAGTGTTTGTTCATTGTGCAATGGGAGTGAGCCGTTCAGCAGCTCTGGTCTTAGCTTACTTAATGATACATTGCAATCACTCTCTAGTGGATGCAATCCTGAAAGTGAAAGAAAGAAGATGGGTTTTCCCAAACAGAGGATTTCTGAAGCAGTTGATAACACTCAACGATAAATTATACAATCAGCAAAAATcgattttataa
- the LOC129416333 gene encoding dual specificity protein phosphatase 13A isoform X2 has protein sequence MESVDSGKVNINETLSVEQLEDILHGGQLSCNHVDEVWPNLFLGDMYGLWRLGITHVLNAAHGKMCCKGTDDFYGTTVKYYGVPANDLPTFDISPFFYPSAHYIHEALTTTGTKVFVHCAMGVSRSAALVLAYLMIHCNHSLVDAILKVKERRWVFPNRGFLKQLITLNDKLYNQQKSIL, from the exons ATGGAGAGTGTAGATTCTGGTAAAGTAAACATAAATGAAACTCTCTCTGTCGAACAACTGGAGGATATATTACATGGGGGTCAGTTATCCTGTAACCACGTTGATGAAGTGTGGCCTAATTTGTTTCTTGGGGACAT GTATGGCCTATGGAGATTGGGTATCACCCATGTTTTAAATGCTGCACATGGTAAAATGTGTTGCAAAGGAACTGATGATTTTTATGGGACAACAGTGAAGTACTATGGTGTGCCAGCCAATGACCTGCCAACATTTGATATATCACCATTTTTCTACCCTTCAGCACACTACATTCATGAAGCTCTCACCACAACTGGAA CTAAAGTGTTTGTTCATTGTGCAATGGGAGTGAGCCGTTCAGCAGCTCTGGTCTTAGCTTACTTAATGATACATTGCAATCACTCTCTAGTGGATGCAATCCTGAAAGTGAAAGAAAGAAGATGGGTTTTCCCAAACAGAGGATTTCTGAAGCAGTTGATAACACTCAACGATAAATTATACAATCAGCAAAAATcgattttataa